A stretch of DNA from Rhodoluna sp. KAS3:
AAACCCCGGGATTAGTTGGAATCTCGCTGGTTTTTGGCCGAAACGAGAGCTCATTGGCCATTAGCTGAGCAGCTCCTTGAGGAATCCGCCTGTGAATGATTTCTGGTTAGCCGCTACCTGCTCTGGTGTTCCGATGGCAACCACCTGACCACCGCGTGATCCGCCCTCTGGGCCCATGTCGATAATCCAGTCGGAAGACTTAATCACATCGAGGTTGTGTTCGATGACTAACACGGTGTTGCCCTTTTCAACCAGACCATTCAGGACCAATAGGAGTTTTCGAACGTCCTCGAAGTGGAGACCGGTGGTTGGTTCATCCAAAACATAAATGCTTCGGCCGTTAGATCTGCGTTGGAGTTCGGTGGCCAACTTGACACGCTGGGCCTCTCCGCCTGAGAGGGTGGTTGCACTCTGACCGAGGCGGACGTAACCCAAACCAACTTCGACAAGAGTCTCTAGGTATCGGGCGATTGAACTTATCGGTGCAAAGAATTCAGCGGCTTCAGCGATTGGCATTTCAAGAACCTCGGCGATGTTCTTACCCTTATAAAGCACCTGGAGAGTCTCACGGTTGTAACGGGCACCGTGACAAACTTCACAGGCCACGTATACATCCGGTAGAAAGTTCATCTCAATTTTTAGGGTTCCATCACCCGAGCAAGACTCACAGCGCCCACCCTTTACATTGAAAGAGAACCTGCCCTGCTGGTATCCCCTGGCTTTTGACTCTTGGGTCTCAGCAAACAACTTTCGGATGTGATCAAAGACACCGGTGTAGGTTGCCGGATTTGAACGCGGAGTTCGACCAATTGGGTTTTGGTCGACGTGCACAACCTTGTCGAGAAGTTCGATTCCCTCGATGCGGGTGTGACGTCCAGCCACGCCCTTGGCTCCGTTCAGGCTGTTGGCCAGAACTTCGTAGAGCACGTCGTTGACCAGTGAAGACTTGCCCGATCCGCTGACACCCGTGACCGCCGTTAGAACGCCCAGCGGGAATTCCACGTCTACATTTTGCAGATTGTTTTCGCGGGCACCGACTACCTTTAGCTTGCGCTTTGGGTCAATTGACCGGCGCTTCTTTGGTGTAACGATGGCCTCACGTCCGGACAGGAATGCACCGGTTAGTGAGTTTTGATTCTCTAGCAGGGCTGCATAAGGGCCACTGTGAACCACCTCACCACCGTTAACACCTGCACCTGGGCCAATGTCGACAACCCAGTCAGAGGCCTTGATGGTGTCCTCGTCATGCTCCACGACAATCAAGGTGTTGCCAAGGTCGCGAAGTTTGATCAGGGTGTCGATGAGTCTGCGGTTGTCGCGCTGGTGAAGACCAATCGAAGGTTCATCGAGTACGTACAAAACACCGGTTAGGCCAGAACCGATTTGCGTAGCCAATCGAATGCGCTGCGCCTCACCGCCCGAAAGTGAACCGGCGGCGCGCTCTAGTGACAGGTAGTCGAGACCAACTGCCATCAAGAAGTCCAGCCTGGCCCTGATTTCACGAAGTACCTGTGCCGCAATTTTTACGTCTCGTTCATCTAGGACGATGGTTTCGAAGAACTTGACCGCATCACCGAGGCTCATCGCGGCTACGTCGGCGATGCTGACGCCAGCCACCTTCACAGCGAGAACTTCAGGCTTTAAGCGTTGCCCGGCGCACGCTGGGCACGGAATCTCTCGAAGAAAACCTGACCACTTAGCCCTGGCGTAGTCGTTTTCAGACTCAAGGTATTTGCGCTCGATGTAGCCCAAAACACCCTCGAATCCGGTGGTGTAGCGCAGTTCGCGACCGTACTTGTTCTTCCACTTAACCTGAACATCGAAGTTGTTTCCATGAAGTACGGCCTGCTGCACCTCTTCGGGCAGCTTCTTCCAAGGGGTGTCTAGTGAGAACTCCAGGTCGTCGGCTAGACCTTCAAGCATTCGCGAGAAATAGTGAAACAAACCCTTTCCCTGGGTCGACCAAGGGAGGATAACTCCCCCATTAATGCTCGCGTCTGGGTCACCGATAACGAGCTCGGCGTCAACCGCCTGCTTTACTCCGAGGCCAGAACACTGAGGGCAAGCACCGAACGGGGCGTTAAAAGAGAAAGTTCTAGGTTCAATCTCGGTGAGACTTAGCGGGTGTTCATTCGGGCAAGACATTTTCTCACTGAAAACTCGTGTCTTCCCCGGTCCGGCCGGATCGTCGACAAGGTCAACTAGGATGCGCCCTCCGGCTAGTTTGAGGCCGGTTTCGACCGAATCAGCTAGGCGACCAATAATCTCTGGCTTTGCCACCAGTCGGTCGATGACCACTGAGATGTCGTGCTTGAACGTCTTTTTTAGCGGTTTGGCGTCAGCCAGCTGCACAACCTCGCCGTCAACCACGGCGCGGGCAAAACCTTGGCAGTTGAGCTCTTTGAACAGATCAACGAACTCGCCCTTTTTTTGGTCGACGATTTGGGCCAGAATCTGAAACCGAGTGCCCTCAGGTAGTTCAAGAATTTGGTCGACAATCTGTTGCGGAGTCTGTTTGACAATCTTCTCGCCGCATTCGGCACAGTAAGGCACACCGACGCGAGCCCAGAGCAGGCGCAAGTAGTCGTGAATTTCGGTGATGGTTCCCACCGTTGAACGAGGGTTTCGATTTGTGGACTTCTGATCGATCGAAACTGCCGGGCTTAAACCCTCGATAAAGTCAACATCTGGTCGGTCAACCTGACCAAGGAACTGTCTTGCATAGGCAGACAGCGATTCAACGTATCGACGCTGACCCTCAGCAAAGATCGTGTCAAATGCCAACGATGACTTACCGGAACCACTAAGTCCAGTAAAGACAACCATCGCGTCACGGGGTACCTCAAGGTTCACGTTCTTAAGATTGTGAACTCGAGCACCCTTGATGACTAGCTTGTTTTCATGGCTTATCGGTGTAATCGGCATCTTTGAAGTTTAACCTTGCTGTAGTTCTGGCACGCCTAAACGTGTCCAGCTTTTTCCATTTGCCGAAGCTCATGTTTGAGTTCAGATATTTCATCTCTAAGTCGCGCTGCAAGCTCAAATTTGAGTTCGACTGCGGCTTCCTTCATCTGCGCATCGAGGTCGACGATGATCGAAAGTATTTCTTCTTGGGCCATAGACGCGATGCCCTTGCGGGACTTAACCGGAATCACTGATTTACCGTCACGGGTCTTCTTTTTGCTGGCCTTCTCGAGCAGTTCAGCCGTGTCTTGCTCTTCGCGCAAAATCTGATCGGTGATGTCTGCAATCTTCTTGCGCAACGGCTGCGGGTCCACGCCGTGAGCTTTGTTGTAGGCAACCTGCTTGGCTCGCCTGCGATTGGTCTCTTCAATCGCCCGCGCCATTGAATCGGTGAGGTTGTCGGCATACATATGCACTTGGCCGTTGATGTTTCGTGCAGCACGACCAATGGTCTGAATGAGCGATGTCGTCGACCGCAGGAAGCCCTCTTTATCGGCGTCCAAAATGCTGACCAGAGAAACTTCGGGTAAGTCCAAGCCTTCTCTGAGCAGGTTAATTCCGATCAGGACGTCGAAGACGCCGCTCCGCAGTTCGCGCAGCAGTTCAACGCGCCGCAGAGTGTCGACATCGGAGTGAAGGTAGCGAACCCTGACGCCAGCCTCGGTCAAGAAATCGGTCAGTTCTTCTGCCATTTTCTTGGTGAGAGTAGTTACCAAGACTCGCTCATCTTTGGCCGCACGTATGCGAATCTCCTCGAGCAGATCATCGATTTGACCCTTGCTCGGCTTGATCACAATTTCAGGATCAATCAGACCGGTTGGGCGAATAATTTGTTCGACGATTCCGGCCCCGAGGTTCATTTCGTACTTGCCTGGGGTGGCGGATAGGTAAACCGTCTGGCCCACTCGCTCCTGAAATTCGCTAAATTTTAGCGGTCGATTGTCAAGTGCCGAGGGCAGTCGGAAGCCATACTCGACCAGGTTTCGTTTACGGCTTGAGTCTCCCTCATACATGGCACCGATCTGCGGCACCGTAACGTGGGACTCGTCGATGACGGTAAGGAAGTCTTCTGGGAAGTAATCCAAGAGGCAGCTAGGTGCCGAGCCTGGCTCGCGCCCGTCGATGTGCCGAGAGTAGTTCTCGATTCCCGAGCAGAATCCAAGTTCGTTGATCATTTCTAAGTCAAACGTGGTTCTCATTTTCAAGCGCTGAGCTTCGAGGAGCTTGCCCTGGCTCTCTAGCTCTTTGACGCGCCAAACTAACTCTTCTTCGATACCCTCTATGGCTTTACCCATGCGGTCTGGCCCAGCCATGTAGAGCGAAGCTGGGAAAATTGAGACAGCAGATTCTGTTTTGGCAATCTCGCCTGTAAGTGGAAACAGCGAGTAAAGAGCCTCAATTTCGTCACCGAAGAATTCGATTCGAATTGCCATCTCCTCGTTCACCGGGATGATTTCGATGGTGTCACCCTTGACGCGGAAGTTTCCGCGTGAAAAATCGATGTCATTACGGGCGTACTGCATAGACACGAATTTGCGAATTAGGTCATCTCGGTCAATTTGTTGCCCAACCTGAAGTGAAACCCGAGAATTTAGATACTCCTCAGGAGCACCGAGGCCATAAATGCAAGAAACAGTGCTCACTACAACAACATCGCGGCGACTTAACAAACTCGTGGTTGCCGAGTAGCGAAGGCGCTCAACTTCCTCGTTGATTGAGGAGTCCTTTTCAATGAATGTATCTGTCTGAGCCACGTAGGCTTCTGGCTGGTAGTAATCGTAGTAACTTACGAAGTACTCCACGGCATTATTAGGCAACAATTCACGGAATTCATTCACCAGCTGAGCTGCCAAGGTCTTGTTGTGAGCCAAGACCAAGGTTGGCCGCTGCACGGCTTCAATTAGCCAGGCGGTGGTTGCAGATTTACCAGTACCGGTAGCACCGAGCAGTACAACGTCCTTCTCGCCGGCATTGATCCGAGCGGCAAGGTCAGCAATTGCGGTTGGCTGGTCGCCCGAGGGTGTGTACTCGCTAATCACCTGGAAAGGTGCAAAAGATCTGGTTGCTTCCATGTCGATATGCTCAAGCAGAAAACTTGGCTGAGGCTTCCCGTTCGATTCGTTGCCATAGCAGCTCGGCATCCTTGAGGAGCAAAATGAGATCTTGGTTTGAGTTCAAAATCACGTCGGCAACATTGGCTCGTTGCGCTGGGCTGGCTTGAGAGGCGATGCGTGCGGCAGCCTCCTGCTGACTAAGGCCACGAATCTTGACTAGCCGATCGAGTTGTTTCTCAATCGGGGCTTCAACGGTGACAACAAGGTCAAACGGTAGGTCAACGGAGGCTTCTACTAGTAGCGGAACATTGTAGATAACGATTGAGTCCTCTGGAAATGCAGCTACCCGCTCCTTGGCCAGAGCCTTAACAATCGGATGCACAATTGCCTCCAACTGTTCACGCTTTTCTCGGTCGTTGAACACAAGTTCACCCAGTGCCGGGCGATTTAGCGTGCAGTCAGGGTTGAAGACCGAGCTGCCGAAAAGTTCGAGAATCTTTGCCGCCCCCGGAGTTCCCGGTGCTACTGCCTCACGAGCAAGAGCGTCGGCATCAACTTCGATTGCGCCCTGTCGAGTCCAGAAATCCGCAACCGTTGATTTTCCGGCCGCTATTCCCCCGGTTAGGCCAACTAAGTACATGACTCTAGCCTAAACAAAAATGGAGGCCGGCCATTCGGCCGACCTCCATTTTTAGAGCAGTTGTTACTCTGCGCTCTTTAGCTTGTCGCGAAGAGCTGCAAGTGACTCATCTGATGCCAGGGTGCCTGACTCTGATGACTCGCTTGAGTAGCTGCTTGAAGATGCTGCTGCTGATGCCTCTGGAGCCTCAGGAAGCTTAGCTGCTGCCTCGTTTGCGGCTGCAACCTGCTTCTTGTGCTCTTCCCAACGGGCGTGAGCCTCAGCGTATTCCTTCTCCCACTTGGTGCGAGCTTCCTCGAAGCCTGGCTTCCACTCGTTGGTGGTTGCGTCGAAGCCCTCTGGGTACTTGTAGGTACCGTTCTCGTCGTAGTCTGCAGCCATACCGTAAAGCGCAGGGTTGAAGTCGGTGCCCTCTGGGTCTACCTCTTCGTTAGCCTGCTTTAGCGATAGTGAAATGCGGCGACGGTCCAGGTCGATGTCGATGACCTTGACGAATACGTCCTGGTTCACTGAAACAACCTGCTCGGCTAGCTCGATGTGCTTTGAAGAAAGCTCTGAGATGTGAACAAGACCCTCGATGCCGTCTGCAACGCGAACGAATGCACCGAAAGGAACCAACTTGGTTACCTTACCTGGAGCGTACTGTCCGATTGCGTGGGTACGAGCGAATACCTGCCATGGGTCTTCCTGAGTTGCCTTTAGAGATAGTGAAACGCGCTCGCGCTCCTGGTCTACCTCTAGAACCTCAACAGTAACTTCCTGACCGATCTCAACGACCTCTGAAGCGTGCTCAATGTGCTTCCATGAAAGCTCAGATACGTGAACTAGAC
This window harbors:
- the uvrA gene encoding excinuclease ABC subunit UvrA: MPITPISHENKLVIKGARVHNLKNVNLEVPRDAMVVFTGLSGSGKSSLAFDTIFAEGQRRYVESLSAYARQFLGQVDRPDVDFIEGLSPAVSIDQKSTNRNPRSTVGTITEIHDYLRLLWARVGVPYCAECGEKIVKQTPQQIVDQILELPEGTRFQILAQIVDQKKGEFVDLFKELNCQGFARAVVDGEVVQLADAKPLKKTFKHDISVVIDRLVAKPEIIGRLADSVETGLKLAGGRILVDLVDDPAGPGKTRVFSEKMSCPNEHPLSLTEIEPRTFSFNAPFGACPQCSGLGVKQAVDAELVIGDPDASINGGVILPWSTQGKGLFHYFSRMLEGLADDLEFSLDTPWKKLPEEVQQAVLHGNNFDVQVKWKNKYGRELRYTTGFEGVLGYIERKYLESENDYARAKWSGFLREIPCPACAGQRLKPEVLAVKVAGVSIADVAAMSLGDAVKFFETIVLDERDVKIAAQVLREIRARLDFLMAVGLDYLSLERAAGSLSGGEAQRIRLATQIGSGLTGVLYVLDEPSIGLHQRDNRRLIDTLIKLRDLGNTLIVVEHDEDTIKASDWVVDIGPGAGVNGGEVVHSGPYAALLENQNSLTGAFLSGREAIVTPKKRRSIDPKRKLKVVGARENNLQNVDVEFPLGVLTAVTGVSGSGKSSLVNDVLYEVLANSLNGAKGVAGRHTRIEGIELLDKVVHVDQNPIGRTPRSNPATYTGVFDHIRKLFAETQESKARGYQQGRFSFNVKGGRCESCSGDGTLKIEMNFLPDVYVACEVCHGARYNRETLQVLYKGKNIAEVLEMPIAEAAEFFAPISSIARYLETLVEVGLGYVRLGQSATTLSGGEAQRVKLATELQRRSNGRSIYVLDEPTTGLHFEDVRKLLLVLNGLVEKGNTVLVIEHNLDVIKSSDWIIDMGPEGGSRGGQVVAIGTPEQVAANQKSFTGGFLKELLS
- the uvrB gene encoding excinuclease ABC subunit UvrB encodes the protein MEATRSFAPFQVISEYTPSGDQPTAIADLAARINAGEKDVVLLGATGTGKSATTAWLIEAVQRPTLVLAHNKTLAAQLVNEFRELLPNNAVEYFVSYYDYYQPEAYVAQTDTFIEKDSSINEEVERLRYSATTSLLSRRDVVVVSTVSCIYGLGAPEEYLNSRVSLQVGQQIDRDDLIRKFVSMQYARNDIDFSRGNFRVKGDTIEIIPVNEEMAIRIEFFGDEIEALYSLFPLTGEIAKTESAVSIFPASLYMAGPDRMGKAIEGIEEELVWRVKELESQGKLLEAQRLKMRTTFDLEMINELGFCSGIENYSRHIDGREPGSAPSCLLDYFPEDFLTVIDESHVTVPQIGAMYEGDSSRKRNLVEYGFRLPSALDNRPLKFSEFQERVGQTVYLSATPGKYEMNLGAGIVEQIIRPTGLIDPEIVIKPSKGQIDDLLEEIRIRAAKDERVLVTTLTKKMAEELTDFLTEAGVRVRYLHSDVDTLRRVELLRELRSGVFDVLIGINLLREGLDLPEVSLVSILDADKEGFLRSTTSLIQTIGRAARNINGQVHMYADNLTDSMARAIEETNRRRAKQVAYNKAHGVDPQPLRKKIADITDQILREEQDTAELLEKASKKKTRDGKSVIPVKSRKGIASMAQEEILSIIVDLDAQMKEAAVELKFELAARLRDEISELKHELRQMEKAGHV
- the coaE gene encoding dephospho-CoA kinase; translated protein: MYLVGLTGGIAAGKSTVADFWTRQGAIEVDADALAREAVAPGTPGAAKILELFGSSVFNPDCTLNRPALGELVFNDREKREQLEAIVHPIVKALAKERVAAFPEDSIVIYNVPLLVEASVDLPFDLVVTVEAPIEKQLDRLVKIRGLSQQEAAARIASQASPAQRANVADVILNSNQDLILLLKDAELLWQRIEREASAKFSA
- the rpsA gene encoding 30S ribosomal protein S1, with product MTTKSTKQIAVNDIGSAEDFLAAVEATLKFFNDGDLITGTVVKIDRDEVLLDVGYKTEGVIPSRELSIRHDADPSEIVSVGDAVEALVLQKEDKEGRLILSKKRAQYERAWGDVEKIKEADGTVNGVVIEVVKGGLIVDIGLRGFLPASLIELRRVRDLGPYLGQKVEAKILELDKNRNNVVLSRRALLEESQSASRSTFLADLAKGQIRTGVVSSIVNFGAFIDLGGVDGLVHVSELSWKHIEHASEVVEIGQEVTVEVLEVDQERERVSLSLKATQEDPWQVFARTHAIGQYAPGKVTKLVPFGAFVRVADGIEGLVHISELSSKHIELAEQVVSVNQDVFVKVIDIDLDRRRISLSLKQANEEVDPEGTDFNPALYGMAADYDENGTYKYPEGFDATTNEWKPGFEEARTKWEKEYAEAHARWEEHKKQVAAANEAAAKLPEAPEASAAASSSSYSSESSESGTLASDESLAALRDKLKSAE